The Cryptococcus decagattii chromosome 1, complete sequence genome includes a region encoding these proteins:
- a CDS encoding GTP-binding protein LepA has product MSSLSRASRLCTQCLSKNGLLRPVVTTLGRPLVCPLAYKHSLAKRSLPPWVQNTIQNSRLLSTSVSRLAKPSASSVDKRTVDMSEFPPERIRNLSIIAHIDHGKSTLADRLLQMTGTVPASSSPQFLDKLKVERERGITVKAQTVSLIHQHKDGHKYLINLIDTPGHVDFSYEVSRSLGACEGALLLIDCSQGIQAQTLSVFHHALEADLEMLAVINKVDLPHAYPEETSEEIESSLGLEKGKHMRISAKSGLGVEKVLDGIIEGLPAPEAWMGGEDGKLRGLIFDTFYDQFRGVVSLVRIFSGSLKKGDKVRFLQAGKKYEILEVGINNPDEVPVDELKDGQVGYVVCNMKNSEEAFIGDTVCWADKPVEPLPGFKPMKAMVYAGVFPMDSADFPKLEESIERLTLNDRSVSVQRESSAALSQGFRLGFLGTLHMDVFKQRLEDEYASEVIVTAPTVPYKVVYNDGNEVYISNPVEFPEVSDSKMKVAHVEEPMINATIFVPNEYIGPMMDLCARYRGVQQEYRVLENSDRAVLRYTLPLSEIVTEFFSELKSQSSGFASFDYDEAGYEKSNLVKMNILINGKPVDALAMIVHKLAAQSIGKAWVTKLKEVVPRQQFELSIQAAIGAKVIARDNVKAFRKDVTAGLYGGHYERKLKHLNKQKEGKKRLKKLSGHIEIPQTAFYKVLSSRPRK; this is encoded by the exons ATGAGCTCGCTATCCCGAGCTTCAAGGCTTTGTACGCAATGCCTCTCGAAAAACGGCCTTCTCCGACCTGTAGTAACAACCCTGGGAAGGCCATTGGTCTGCCCATTGGCATATAAACACAGTCTCGCGAAGCGAAGCTTGCCGCCTTGGGTCCAAAATACCATACAAAACTCAAGATTATTATCAACAAGTGTTTCAAGACTGGCGAAACCGTCTGCATCTTCAGTGGACAAGCGTACGGTGGATATGAGTGAATTTCCACCGGAGAGAATACG GAACCTCTCCATTATCGCGCATATTGATCATGGAAAATCAACTCTTGCCGACCGTCTGCTACAG ATGACAGGCACTGTCCCAGCATCCTCCTCGCCTCAGTTCCTGGACAAACTCAAAGTCGAAAGAGAACGAGGAATTACAGTCAAAGCTCAGACAGTATCATTAATACACCAGCACAAAGACGGACACAAGTACTTGATCAACCTGATCGATACACCTGGCCATGTCGACTTTAGCTATGAGGTGTCTAGAAGTCTCGGAGCTTGTGAAGGTGCTTTACTGCTAATTGATTGCTCCC AGGGCATCCAAGCTCAAACACTCTCTGTATTCCATCACGCCCTCGAAGCCGATCTCGAGATGCTCGCCGTCATCAACAAAGTCGATCTGCCGCACGCTTATCCTGAAGAAACTTCTGAAGAGATCGAAAGTTCTCTCGGATTAGAAAAGGGTAAACATATGCGAATCAGCGCAAAGAGTGGGCTGGGTGTGGAAAAAGTGTTGGATGGTATCATTGAGGGCCTGCCAGCCCCGGAAGCATGGATGGGGGGGGAGGATGGGAAGCTGAGAGGTTTGATTTTTGACACGTT CTATGACCAATTCCGAGGAGTTGTCTCGCTTGTTCGCATCTTCTCAGGATCTCTCAAGAAAGGCGATAAAGTTCGATTCCTCCAAGCTGGGAAAAAATACGAGATCTTGGAAGTTGGTATCAACAACCCAGACGAAGTACCTGTAGATGAGCTCAAGGATGGTCAGGTCGG GTATGTCGTTTGTAACATGAAGAACTCTGAGGAAG CTTTCATCGGCGATACCGTTTGTTGGGCTGATAAGCCGGTCGAACCCTTACCAGGATTCAAGCCCATGAAAGCGATG GTTTACGCCGGTGTCTTCCCCATGGATAGCGCCGATTTCCCCAAACTTGAAGAGTCTATTGAGCGT TTGACATTGAACGATCGAAGCG TCTCTGTCCAGCGAGAATCGTCAGCAGCGCTCAGTCAGGGATTCCGCTTGGGTTTCTTGGGCACCTTGCATATGGACGTGTT CAAGCAACGTCTTGAGGATGAATATGCCTCGGAAGTGATTGTCACCGCACCGACAGTACCATACAAAG TCGTTTATAATGACGGGAATGAGGTGTACATTTCAAACCCCGTCGAATTCCCAGAAGTCAGCGATTCAAAGATGAAAGTGGCACATGTCGAAGAGCCTATGA TTAATGCCACTATATTTGTCCCTAATG AGTATATTGGACCTATGATGGACCTTTGTGCCCGGTATAGAGGCGTTCAGCAAGAATACCGCGTCCTGGAGAATAGCGATCGTGCCGTCCTGCGATACACCCTTCCGCTATCTGAAATCGTGACTGAATTCTTTTCAGAATTGAAGAGTCAGAGTTCTGGATTCGCATCTTTCGATTATGACGAAGCGGGATATGAAAAATCTAATCTCGTCAAG ATGAATATCCTCATCAACGGCAAGCCTGTAGATGCTCTCGCTATGATTGTTCACAAATTGGCTGCCCAGTCGATCGGCAAAGCATGGGTGACAAAGCTCA AGGAAGTTGTTCCCCGTCAGCAATTCGAACTATCTATTCAAGCTGCCATTGGCGCCAAAGTCATTGCACGTGATAACGTTAAGGCATTTAGGAAGGATGTTACCGCTGGATTGTACGGGG GTCATTATGAACGAAAGTTAAAGCATCTAAACAagcagaaagaaggaaaaaagagacTGAAAAAGCTTTCCGGGCATATTGAGATCCCTCAAACAGCTTTCTACAAGGTGCTCTCGTCTAGACCGAGGAAATAG
- a CDS encoding serine/threonine-protein kinase ATG1: MPDSNSQGPKEKESGHHRSHKERIGNYVVGAEIGRGSFATVYKGYRSKTKVPIAIKAVSRQKLTSKLLENLESEINILKVINHRNIVSLTDCFKNDTHIYLVMEYCSGSDLSVYIKQRGNISTLDFVPKPGSSMALLPTNDEGKIYWPHPPTGGLDERVTRSFLGQLAQAIKFLRAQDLMHRDIKPQNLLLQPATETEIAEGHPYGIPVLKVADFGFARILPAAAMAETLCGSPLYMAPEILRYEKYDAKADLWSVGAVLFEMSVGRPPFRANNHVELLRRIEKSNDNIVFPDEKERDSKSSDETSIPVSPDIKALIRALLKRKPNDRMGFGDFFNCGVWDGHMAESTEEESSSLDVSTDSSTGLGESDRIRQMMASTEQSKDRLIPTRAPQPLAADAALNPQPAVLISRDTPEDRSRFSTPPSRPTPTRRSTPKYYVGDAPSAEPTAIIPPTPPFAPTPTPAPAPEPGLATQQSPTSRANPRPIITATSSVQRRMSGKGDGREASSVEESVPLTPPFTGPSPTMPRLSRGIGEGSPLAAAPPITMGPDRKVERSSALEGSSSGVGTDYVVVEKQTVEINALADELDQASKRPIIRRSSRGSVVSRPVSSFKPISPTVAKNDPALGPVSYSPPFALSSTPPFAMQAPRHTSGVNSFPRNPSFPSNLNAFPPTTISPSPSYGQDAAARFGVSPGSLQTGALARALTNTAIRLIGTSANTAATAIARATAKRRPNIVRVSDMDADEDDLLCTIEDLARKAFVLFELADERLLAQTQLAQTARTSGTPTGLTGTTPPFSMQAAAAAAAQAGSRRKSSSSSMNSEVWILRQQEAAANDAVVLYMKSLAFIVKAMDKVKRYWKNRTESYDGYVASQELNEMGQWLRARFNEVFEKAEWAKTQAGDTLLFPDWLVHDKARDTSRQAAVAELQGDLTTAEQGYETSLWLLQALLDESVYENGIIPDEDRVAYERLMVPIKIRLDALRKKLTDSSGVTAK; this comes from the exons ATGCCCGACTCAAACTCGCAAGGAcccaaggagaaggaaagtggGCATCATAGGTCACATAAGGAGAGAATAGGGAACTATGTGGTAGGAGCAGAGATTGGCCGTGGTAGCTTTGCTACTGTGTACAAGGGATACAGATCC AAGACTAAAGTTCCCATAGCAATCAAAGCGGTCTCCCGCCAGAAGCTCACCAGCAAGCTACTTGAGAACTTGGAAAGTGAGATCAACATTCTCAAGGTCATCAACCATCGGAATATCGTATCTTTAACAGATTGCTTT AAAAATGACACCCATATCTACCTCGTAATGGAGTATTGCTCGGGTTCTGATCTCTCTGTGTATATCAAGCAGCGCGGGAACATTTCAACCCTGGATTTTGTCCCCAAACCTGGGTCGAGCATGGCACTGCTTCCGACGAATGACGAAGGAAAGATCTACTGGCCACATCCACCAACTGGTGGTTTGGATGAGAGAGTGACAAGGTCTTTCTTGGGACAATTAG CCCAAGCAATAAAGTTTCTTCGAGCACAGGATTTGATGCACAGAGACATTAAGCCTCAAAACTTGCTCTTACAGCCTGCCACAGAAACCGAAATAGCTGAAGGACATCCATATGGTATCCCTGTGCTCAAGGTGGCCGACTTTGGATTTGCACGAATTTTACCAGCAGCTGCCATGGCTGAGACTTTGTGTGGTTCACC ATTATATATGGCACCCGAAATCTTGAGGTATGAAAAGTACGATGCCAAAGCAGACCTCTGGTCCGTTGGTGCCGTATTGTTCGAGATGTCTGTTGGTCGTCCACCCTTCCGCGCGAACAACCACGTCGAATTGCTACGGCGTATTGAAAAAAGTAACGACAACATCGTCTTTCcagatgaaaaagagcgGGATTCCAAGTCATCAGACGAGACATCAATACCCGTCTCACCAGATATAAAAGCTCTTATCCGTGCGCTGCTAAAGCGCAAGCCGAATGATCGAATGGGTTTTGGCGACTTTTTCAACTGTGGCGTCTGGGACGGTCATATGGCCGAGAGTACGGAGGAGGAAAGCTCCAGTTTAGATGTGTCGACGGATAGTTCTACAGGGCTTGGGGAGAGTGATCGGATAAGGCAAATGATGGCTAGCACAGAACAGTCAAAAGATCGGCTCATACCAACTAGAGCGCCTCAGCCCCTTGCGGCAGATGCTGCACTCAACCCCCAACCTGCAGTACTTATATCAAGAGACACCCCTGAAGATCGATCTCGTTTCTCTACACCACCATCCCGACCAACTCCCACCCGCCGCTCAACACCAAAATATTATGTCGGCGATGCCCCTTCCGCTGAACCTACTGCTATCATACCGCCAACTCCGCCTTTTGCGCCCACCCCGACCCCCGCCCCAGCCCCTGAGCCAGGACTTGCGACTCAACAATCACCAACATCTCGGGCGAATCCCCGACCTATTATAACAGCCACTTCCTCAGTGCAGCGTAGGATGTCTGGAAAAGGTGATGGGAGGGAAGCTTCAAGCGTTGAAGAATCTGTCCCACTTACACCACCTTTTACGGGTCCATCGCCGACGATGCCCCGTCTATCTAGGGGTATAGGCGAGGGCTCACCCTTGGCAGCCGCTCCGCCCATCACGATGGGCCCAGATCGTAAAGTGGAGAGGTCAAGTGCGCTTGAAGGAAGCTCGTCAGGTGTGGGTACAGATTATGTGGTCGTTGAGAAGCAGACGGTTGAGATAAATGCTTTGGCCGACG AACTCGATCAAGCCTCGAAGCGACCCATAATAAGACGAAGCTCTCGTGGGAGCGTTGTCTCTCGTCCTGTCTCCTCCTTCAAGCCGATCAGTCCGACTGTCGCCAAGAATGATCCTGCCTTGGGACCCGTTTCCTACTCGCCGCCATTTGCCCTTTCGTCCACCCCGCCATTTGCTATGCAAGCTCCAAGGCACACATCCGGAGTCAACTCTTTCCCTCGTAAtccatccttcccttccaaTCTCAATGCTTTCCCTCCGACTACAATATCCCCCTCACCGTCTTATGGCCAAGACGCCGCGGCTCGATTCGGAGTATCTCCCGGATCCCTCCAAACAGGCGCCCTTGCCCGAGCACTGACAAACACCGCTATTCGCCTCATAGGCACTTCGGCCAACACAGCGGCAACCGCCATCGCCCGAGCGACAGCCAAGCGTCGGCCTAATATCGTTCGTGTGAGCGAcatggatgctgatgaggATGACCTCTTGTGCACTATAGAAGATCTCGCGCGCAAGGCGTTTGTGTTGTTTGAACTCGCGGACGAACGTTTACTTGCCCAGACACAGCTAGCGCAGACGGCTCGCACCTCCGGTACGCCCACAGGCTTGACAGGTACTACTCCCCCATTCAGTATGcaagctgctgctgctgctgctgcccAAGCCGGCAGTCGAAGGAAGAGTAGTTCTTCTTCGATGAACAGCGAGGTGTGGATACTGAGGCAGCAGGAAGCGGCGGCGAATGATGCGGTAGTTTTGTACATGAAGTCGTTGGCATTTATCGTCAAGGCAATGGACAAAGTAAAGAGGTATTGGAAGAATAGAACAGAGAGTTACGATGGGTACGTGGCGAGTCAGGAGCTGAATGAGA TGGGCCAATGGCTTCGTGCTAGATTCAACGAGGTCTTTGAGAAGGCAGAGTGGGCCAAAACGCAAGCGGGTGAtactcttctcttcccagaCTGGCTTGTTCACGACAAAGCTCGAGATACCTCTCGCCAGGCTGCCGTTGCAGAGCTGCAAGGCGATCTCACAACTGCAGAGCAAGGATATGAGACGTCGCTGTGGTTGCTTCAAGCCTTATTGGATGAAAGCGTGTACGAGAATGGGATTATCCCAGACGAAGACAGGGTCGCTTATGAGAGGC TCATGGTACCGATCAAGATCAGGCTTGACGCGCTGAGGAAAAAGTTGACCGACTCATCAGGAGTGACTGCCAAGTAG
- a CDS encoding iron donor protein CyaY — protein MIARSVRGSLFLYLRAASSRTFVTSLPRQAQPPPPPPTSTLSHSEYEHVSERDMETLNESLEMFCEDFGNGNWEIEYSSGVLNLTLPPYGTYVLNKQPPNLQIWMSSPVSGPSRFEYVDGSWVHHRKEGVRLGELLSGELKEILEKSGNEEAAGGWEGVGLP, from the exons ATGATCGCTCGTTCTGTTCGAGGTTCTCTGTTCCTTTATTTAAGGGCAGCATCCTCGAGAACGTTTGTCACTTCCCTTCCTCGTCAAGctcaacctcctccacc ACCTCCAACATCGACGCTTTCGCATAGCGAATACGAACATGTCTCTGAGCGAGATATGGAGACATTAAATGAAAGCTTGGAGATGTTCTGCGAAGATTTTGGGAATGGGAACTGGGAAATTGAGTATTCT TCTGGCGTCCTCAACCTTACCCTTCCGCCATACGGCACATATGTCCTCAACAAACAGCCCCCCAACCTTCAAATCTGGATGTCGTCTCCCGTCTCTGGTCCGTCACGTTTTGAATATGTCGATGGCAGCTGGGTACATCATCGGAAAGAAGGTGTCAGACTAGGAGAATTATTGAGCGGGGAGCTGAAAGAGATCTTGGAGAAAAGTGGGAATGAAGAGGCTGCTGGGGGTTGGGAGGGTGTCGGCTTACCATAG